GGGCGGCCGTTGCGCACGCAGTCCTGCCAGAAGCAGGCGTGGTTGGTGCACTCGGGTCCCCCCACGTGCTCCACCGTCAGGTGCGTCACGATTTCGTGCATGGACGAGAAGCTCTTGCCGCACGGCTTGCGCGGGCTGTTGCTGCTCAGCTGCGCGTGATGCGGGTGATgcggatggtggtggtggtggatgGCTGGCTGCTCCACCCACATGCAGGTCAGCTCCTGCTTCACTGGCTGCCGCATGTAGCGGAAGAAGGCTCCGTGCGGATGGCCCCCCATCGAAGTCGCGTACACGGGCTCGGGCCGCGGCTGGAACGCTTCGCCGCGATACACGTCGGCCGCAGTGAGCGGCAGTCGCGACGAATAGAGGTCCTGCGCGGCCGcgtggtggtgatgatggtgcATAAACATGCCGTCGGCGGCGGTCGCCgcgtggtgatggtggtggtgcgGAGGCGGCGGCCCCAGGTCCGTAGCGCCGCGAAACAGCAAGtccctggccacggcggccgtataTCCCGCGGCGGCAGCCGACACGTGCGGGTGGGGGGTGTGCATGGCGAATCCGTTCTGAAAGTGCGGCGCCTCGGACACCCCCAGCTCCTGGTCGTAAGTGTCGAGCCGCGcggcagccgcggcggctgcggcggccgccgcagccgccgtgcGCGGCCGGCCTAGGCTGCCGGCGGTGTCCATCATGTTGCTGCTCCCGGGAGCATCGTCGCACGCTGCGGGACGACTCCTCACTCGCACTGAGCGCGCTCAGGCACTGCTACTCCCCGTAGCGTGTTGCCTACACCCGCTCCCTTCCCAGCCCCCGGCGCTGCGGTGCGTACGGCCGCCGCCGCGAACCACGCCCACGGGGAGGCCAATCCCGCAGCGTCGCCCCGCCTCCCAAACCATGACGTCACGGGAGCAGTTCCGCGCGGCACGCCCACACTCGTCGGTCGGCGTGCGCGACCGGCTTGTTTTTCGCCTCCGCTGGCCGGCTATTTACGAAATCGCGCGAGTAGAAGCGAGACGCTCGCTGACAGCGCCCGGTGCGGCGAGTCGGTCGAGGCTTTGAATTACGCTTCATTTGGAGGCCAGCCCAGTCACGGCGAAGTTCTGGCGAGACGACGCTACGAGTGCATTAACGAATAGTGGACGCGTCGCCAAGTTTCCTTAATTGTAATCCTTTGGTGGCCACTGTGTTCCGAGACTTTGCTCACTTACCCAGCTTCTTAACCCTTCGCGAAGCTCATCTAGGCGCTAAAGCAGAAATGAAAGCTCCAAAACGTTGGTATCCCCCTATATTCCTTGGCGAAAGGTTTTGCTTCCTGAGGCAGGTGCACACGCTTCTCAGTCACTACGGCTGAAAGCACACCGCGCAGCGGCACCATATTCTTCATCGCTCCCCAAGAAGCGTGAAAGGCAACGCATAAGGTGACATGGGCGCCTTCGCGCATACGCATCGGGCTCCGACCAGGCGGTAGTAAACGTGAGCTGAATCGACCACGGTCGTCTTCCGTCATTGGGAAGCGCGTAGTGTAGCACTTAACGCACTATGGCGCGCGGCTAGCCAGGATAGAGCACGCTTTCTGCACACATTCAATGGCACCGGTCCAGACACTCGGCGCTGACGCGCAGCTGCACGCATATTCGCCCCAGGCCACTTCGGCGCTCGCGCAATTGTCTCGCCGTGGCGTTGCTCTCAAGGCCGATCGATGGCAGTTTGTTTCGTCTGCGCGCACGAGTCCAGGCGTTGTCAAGGTTGACAACAGCCTCTCTCCGTAACGCTTCACATTTGCACTATAAAGGCACGCGCTGGAGAAACCTTTAGGGCCCATTCACTATAGCGAGTGGTAGAAGTCACATGACCAACTGCATCTGGCGGTCACGCAGCTCGTCACGGCAAGTGTGACCAACCCGTCGCCACACGAAAATATCCTGTCATTTTCTGTGGGACAACTGCGCGCACtaaaaattataataataattgtgaccTTTTCAACCGCATACAATATGTGCGTGGcacgtatgcatgcatgcattttCCTGGTCTTCCTGTGTAGCGGACATATATGGTATATACTGAAAGGAGTTTTGGATGCGAGCCTGAAGTATCACTGGATATGATTATTAGCTTTGCGATAAAATGTCATTTCAGCGAAGCCGCAATCGCTTATTATATGTTGCCTTGCCTTTATGTATGCGGGATAGCAGCTCAGCATGCCACAGTAACCGCGAATTGAAACGAGTGCTCTATAGTCACAGTTTCGTCCTTTCATTAAAATCCATGTGTTCAAAGTGTTGTTTATACATTTAACATAATCTAAaaatgtcgctttttttttttcattcgggtTGTCGACATTTCCAAGGTCTTTAGTCCGGCTCGTCGAAGCTAGCTTCACCGCATTAAGAGTGTTTATGGGGAGAAGCctgcttgtcatttttttttttttaattggataGTCAACGAATTGGAAGGACATCGCGGGGAACAAGAGTGCTGTCATTATTGATCTACAACGTTGTTTTTATCACCACTTGAGGCGCGTAAGCTGTGATCAGGTCCGGGGATGTTTATATTACGAGTTTGACTCTCAGCCAATTGCACCACTGCAGCACCTCGAAGACCTGAGTGCGTTGAACGAGATTAATGCTTCGCAACGTGGTGGACAGCGTCAGGTCCCTAAATTGAATAGTTTGGATACATTTCTATCCCAGTAGCGGGTATGAAATGAGACGGATGAAATGCGTCGAATACATGACAGTTGCGGAGGGACAAGAATATCATCTTTTGACAAGACACTTTCGTCTTTGTTATTGCCAGCCTCGCACG
Above is a window of Rhipicephalus sanguineus isolate Rsan-2018 chromosome 3, BIME_Rsan_1.4, whole genome shotgun sequence DNA encoding:
- the LOC119387950 gene encoding zinc finger protein ZIC 4, with amino-acid sequence MMDTAGSLGRPRTAAAAAAAAAAAAARLDTYDQELGVSEAPHFQNGFAMHTPHPHVSAAAAGYTAAVARDLLFRGATDLGPPPPHHHHHHAATAADGMFMHHHHHHAAAQDLYSSRLPLTAADVYRGEAFQPRPEPVYATSMGGHPHGAFFRYMRQPVKQELTCMWVEQPAIHHHHHPHHPHHAQLSSNSPRKPCGKSFSSMHEIVTHLTVEHVGGPECTNHACFWQDCVRNGRPFKAKYKLVNHIRVHTGEKPFPCPFPGCGKVFARSENLKIHKRTHTGEKPFKCEFEGCDRRFANSSDRKKHSHVHTSDKPYNCKIRGCDKSYTHPSSLRKHMKVHGKSPPPSPSSSSASGYESDPGAAGITAASLGTVTGSCNAANPAVGALAGTPLQPLGLSAASHQLAAPASTALNEWYVCQTGGMPTPPSNEHSPLGGPPHSHHLAPPPPPY